In the Vespula vulgaris chromosome 9, iyVesVulg1.1, whole genome shotgun sequence genome, CAGCACCAGCAATAGCATCTTCCACTGCTTCTTCGATCTCCGAAGAAGAATCTGTTGTAGTAGACAATCCTGAATTCCGTAACGCGAACTCTGCACAAAACGAACAACGTCTCTTCAATCCTGCTGACTTACCTcaggtatttatatttttcttcatttctagAATGTTAAATTAACTTTGATTTTTATCAGATTACTTCTTCTTGATTTAGACTAGAATTCAACCTCAAGTAATCACTCGTTCTAACGGAGCACCAGTGGAAGAAAACTCTCCATTCATTGCTCATGATCCATCCCCATCTGTTGTTCCTAGTCAAAGATTAAACgccgaagaaaataaatctaatcaGAACAGACTTATCGAACTTCTCACGGCACGTGGTAGTATTTCTGAGGTAACTATCATTGTCTTTagcatatttctttcatttgtttACACCAGAAAATCAACTCCAGATACGTGAAGACATTTGTCTTCAATAaaccaaatgaaaaaaatcattgaccATTCTAGGTTGGATTCGGTCGTACAGGAGACATCAGCGGACAGAACATCGAAGCAGGACACGTACGTGCACGCGTTTTGTCCGCAACTCCTGCACCTGAAAACGCGGAACCAACCGATCAACGTGTCTCCACTAGACGCGTCGTAGTTAGCAGACCAATCGAAACTCTTCAAGAAGTCGATGTCGTTGAACCAGCAACGAAACTCGAAAGAGTATCTATTCAACAACCAACTCTAATTAAAACTGCTCATTTGGATCACGTTCAGGTTCATAGTTCTGTACCAGTCGTCGGAAAAGCCTTTGCACCAGCTGTAGCACATGCAGCTGTTCCTGTTTATCAGAAAACTATTTCACCTGCTTACGAATATTATCATTGATTAGATTCTATCCTAACTCGGCCGAATTTCAtaagtttgaaaaaagattcgtatatatatataatattttttacgatcttcttttaaatttatcgaaataattatgatacGCGTATATAAATCCAGTGGAAATCTTGGCTGATCGTTCATTCGAAAAGTCTGCAAGGATTCCAAATGACGATTCGTGTATCAAATGACTGATTACAAAATTTCTGTTCTGTGGGAATGATGTTTACTGTTGTATAAAAAATCTAGCCATTAAAGTTATGATTAATTATGATCTACATCTTTCTTGTACTTTCATAAGTGAACgaatgtatacacacacacacacacacacgcatacgaACACATTAtcacgaatgaaaataaaagatatagaaattaaaaattttatgttttttacgatcctttctgttttattatatcacgACCCATATTGGATATTTAAAAGGTAATCCTGTGCGATACGATATTCTACTtcataacgaaaaaaaatatagatctGAAGTATTCAAATAATGTtctaaatgatttaaaaaattgcttAATAATTTGACCATTCATAAACGATCGTGTCATCAAGGAATAATGATCTAGATCTTTTCTAAATCCTCCATATAgatcttttatcgaaatatgatatttctgaagattattaaaaacgaCTTCACCAATGTGGACGACTTCCTGAATCAGTGAATCAATTCTGACAAGGGCGACTGCTCTGTCGGTTAGTTTCTGCCTGTAAGGTCGCAACATTGACCCGAATACCACAAGAATATCCGTTCTCTCCTTACCTTCGATTAACGACGAGTTGAAAACTGCGAAACTTCCATTGAAATCTAAATTATGAGATATCCCGgaacaatgaaaaagaaaaatgaaaaatgaaaatcaaacATATATCTAAACTtaactaaataaaaagatatttccaaCTTGATCGTctaaatttatgaatttcttAACTAAATCTGCTATCATGGTTCAGAATAAAGAATCAACAAATTCTAAGGTTTTCTTAATGAACACAAAGGATGatggaatttcttttttaccaaaTTTTTGCGTCCATTATATTGCATGGTCACGTTCGATTTGATGCGTAACTTTCGTTCACGAACGAAATCGGTATCGTAACAAACGGGTGTGCCGGATACGCCCATGGAATTCGGACATTCTGATGTAAAAAGTGAAACTAGAATGAGAAATATCcaaaagacatatatatatatatctacgtagaTCATCCTATAGATCTAAAATTTAATCGACTCGATCGTGGTTCCAAGCGGACgcgaaataatagataaatacaaagattaataaatgttaCGATTTGATGAATAGAAACCGATGTAATGTAACATCCGGATGCTCGTTTATcactcgattattttttcatatttcaacattaaaatctttcgatcgatacgaacGATCTATCAATCTTTTcagagaaacaaacaaaaagatggAATTAGTCTTTCCAAACGAAGTAGGAATTTTCAGAAATCTGCTGTTTGTTTAGATGATCATCGTGCAAAAAAGATCTGtttaaaataaaggaaaaagataaaaagaaataaaaatataagaggaAGTTAAATAACTGGATcaatcgaaacgatcgatcgatattcgtCACCCTTGACTCGATTTAGTTGAAGATCGATGACCTCGTCTCGAGGATAAGGACAAAGTTAGCCGATGGAAGGACCAAAGCAACGACTAGGCAATGACCACGAGTCTTCGGATGTAACCTTAGCTCGAGTGGAAAGCACTGGTCGAGCAACTCGTATATAAGTAACGCCGTCATGGATCGTGCATTCAGTTAGATACTTACAAGGGAAACGTCGTTCATATCTAAAACATCTTTGAAGAGATTTTTAAGTGGTCAAGaggtaagaaagaaagtgagaaaaagtGTATATGTGCGGCttgtgtatctgtgtgtgtgttaagaaaaaataaaataaaaaaataaaaaagacgaagaaaaaaaactgttTGAATTCAAATCCTcaaattaaaagtaaacaaaaaatgatttttataccTTTCCAAGATAATCCATACGATTTAAAGACATTAAATCCTATCAGAAAGATAGATCATGGCAATAACGATTGTAATCAAAGCTTAGAGTATATTTGATGACTGTTGCGGTGAAATTTTAATCCGTTTTCTGTGGTCTCCCTTTTATCATATACGAGTATCAGAGTTAGAGTTGACAATTCTCTTTCGACAGTTTCAAGAGAAGTTCTTAAGTTTATCACGGTAGAATCTTCTAGGataacaagaaatattaagCGGATCGTACTAATTTTCGACAATTAGTTTATcctctatccttttctatagtatttttataatatcccGTTTCAACGTGGTAAGTTGAATTTTTTTGAAGACAACCTAccaacaaattttatatatatatatatatatatatatatatatatatatatatatatatattgtgtatatgtatatgtatataaacacataaaaTCAAAACTgctaaataatacatataaatatgtataatatatgtgtacgtataaatttgataacattattattgatctaatgaattatttaacacTTGTATCCTTAATATTTGtaatctgtaaaaaaagaaaaaaagcacaATTGCAAAAGTTTTAAGAGTATTTAGTATTTTAATAAGTTAAGTTTACTTAtgtattttaaagaaataccTCTCTTACAGGTAAGGTGATCAAGAAAtgaatatcatttttgttctCGTCCTTGCTGGGACATGCGCGGCTGCGCCACAATTCTTTGCTCAACCAGGAACGATCTATGCACATCCAGCCGTACTGTTAAACTCGGCAATGGAAAATACTTTACCATATCACCtaaaaaacgatttttataaaaatccaCGAATCGCTTCTGGACTTGCAAAAGAATCGTGGTTCACTGATAAAGAAATGCAGGTAAAACTataggaaaaaattttttctttttttcttttttaaattgcacaagaataataagaaatatgtaaaaaaaaatttttaattaattatacaaatttcttcTCGACtatgtgaaaaatataaaataaaaatatctgatcattcgatgaattatttattcgcaGGTAATCGATCGCGACACGGACAAAATACCGCGggaaaaaatattcgacgtTTTGCATAACGCTGGTCTTGctcgtaaataataatctcagatatattttattgaaatctttCTAATGCCATAATGCGATGAATATAACAagtttatattgtaaaaaactCGTTGCATGAACGAATTAACATGTGGTATCTATCAATTCTAATGTGCATAAGacgtatttatttagatatttttttgttttttatgaatttgttTGTAGTGTCTCTCACATTTGTAGTTGattagtaaattatatataacgtcGTAACTatgtttttatgtaaaaattagaatttattaaacgaatataacGTTCCTGCAAGGGCTGTGAAcaagaaagatattaattataatactaatGTTTTActataatcttttataaacaattaacgcgtaaaaaataattagtagaCAAAACTGAATTTTGGTTTACTTAATATTTATCCTGTTTGTCATAATgctaatttattatcaataagaataatgtgtgtataaaaatataaaaacataataaaaatgatgtgataaatttatatacatatatagattagatgtacttaattatatcaattataaaaatataaaaaaaataaaaataaagagaaatataaaaatgatatcagAAACAAGATATactttgtttaataaattaaaaaaagattatttagcCATAAGGAAATTTAAAAGTTCTATCATTAATTCTGgataaaatcgttttaatttttcatagttCTCTGTTTTCTTAATATCACTTGCAAAATTTACTATAAACCTTGTAGCATCTGCAATTAAATGATccgaatttatttcgtttgccACAATCAAAGTATCAATGACATTATCTACATTCATTTTCGTTTGCAATAACTTTATGCAATTCTCTTCCAAATTAGTTATGCCAAATTTATTAGCTACCGGCAAAAGTTCACGCGCATAAGAGTCTACACTACTCTCATCTCCTGTATAAATATAGCATAACATATGATTAAATAGATCTGGATTGACATCATTTATATCTATTCTGTTACTATTTTCATTCTTagctttaattattaatgacttaaaataaggataataagACAATATCGGAGTATGTACCAAAAATGGCTTGTTTTTAACATAAATAGTCATATCACTAAATTGACCAGTTTTATACATAATACTTAAATACTCAGTTATATTTTCTTCCCATGATTTTAAAACAGCGTATCTACCAGGAATTGGTTCATAAGTAAATTTTGCTGAAATTGTGTCATAACTTAACAAACATTTCAAATTCATTTCTGTTTcacaatttttacaaatgttaAATGTTTGTGATCCATATAGTTTATTTGTAATGACATCAGATACTGTTACTTTCTTCTTAGACCCCCTAATCGTATATTGGACATTCAAAATTATATCAGCTGGtgaatatttagaaaataatagacCAATTTGTACATCTTTACAAGTAGATTTAGAACACTTTGGACATTGATGAAAATCCTGAACGCTTTGTAAGCTTATTTGATAACAGATATgtacttttttaaattgttgtGTAAACATAGGCGATAATAACCGTTCtgataaatttagaaaatattcaacaGAAGTTACTTTCCATATATGAGATAAAGAAGTGGTATCCAATTTGGTATATTTATCCATcgtttatatcaattaatttttttaattaatcttatacATAATACACAGTAACAAACTGTATGTAATAATGaagaatctataaaaaaaatttctaataaatttatgaatattttctttctttacaatttttcatagtattattttcatattgttatataattataatcaaaaaaattcaACTCACAGGATCTAAAATTTGAATCTCTTGAAATGATGGAGCAGGAGGTCcttttgttaatataaaagtaGGACGTAGATtttacgtacttatatatgtatactttatatagtataaattaatttctttatcaaaaCTCAAACCTTTTGCGCAGTACTTGAttcaatttagaaaatatttattcaatttttgagaagttttaatatttatggtGTAACGTTCTTCTTCGTACTTATCGTCTTCTTACTTTCGTCGTACCTGACTTTGTAACGTATCTTCATTTTCGTTAAATTGCTACGTCACAACATTactatgtatacatgtatactaaatatatttgaatataaactATCGAATAATAGAAGAGAATCGTTTGTTTTCAATAAAGTTTCCGCGCTTTCAATTACGCATGCGCTTTTTTGTTTGTGGCGTATGCATAtgtagaacaaaaaaaatatgggtACTTCAGCTAGTGGATATTTCCAACAAtgattgaattttttcattgactcatttattaataaaaaatattatttaaattacctTCGATTTAATAAGTACAGATgcatatattgaatattatatactatttaatatatcaatgaatatatttatgaatataaaaagttcaatctagttataaataaaaaatactaaacaTAGTAACCTTAAATTTTTTTGAACTGATCATTAAGTACATCTACGAATTCAATGTTTATTTTCGAAAACTGGCAtcacgaaattttttaaatatcttcgaaataaaatgtatatatttaactgTGACTAATGTATACCTGTTTGAATGTATAcctgttgttattgttttcaCTGATATAATGAGTTCTAATACATACtatgattttttattggaAAGAATTCATTTTCCAGGCACTTTTATCTTAGATGAACCAGGAAAAACAGTAAGGATATTTGTAATTCTTATAATTAGTTTAACAACATAcacattaattttcattatattttttattctctccaTTATCTTTCAGTATACTTGTGgcagaggaaaagaaaatcaaataatttgtCTTAGTCTTACAGTATCCCGTCAACATTGTAGTTTTTTTCGTAATGATCatgaaatatatgttataGATTTAGGAAGTTCTAATGGtatatttgtaaatgaaattaaacaaGAAGCAAGACATATGGTTAAATTGAATGACAATGATATTATTGGAATTGGTTGTCCAAATTCtgatatgataaataaagatatgtttatttataaagtaaCTTTTATTGCtagaaataaaacattaacAGACGAAAAATATACTGCAATATCTAAGACGCCTTTATGCAAAGATACATTAacagaaaatattgataaaagcTGTCATTCTTTGTTGTCTGAACATGATGTAAACAAGTCATTTGATTTAGTTTcatcaaatgaaatatctgaactatcaaaaaatataactgAATCTTGTCAAATaaaaacgttaaataaaaaaatagataatggaactaaaaaaattaattcaaatcaagagataaaattaataaatacttgTTCAGAAAGTAATACAATACAACAGAATATCACACATTTGGATACTAatcatgataataaatatcagaaaaagaatgatgCTAGTATACATAAAAACTTATCAAAAGTAAATAGTAAAGAGAGCgctttaaataaaacatttcaaactataacagaaaaagaagtgaTCTGTATTGATTTGtctaataatattcatacaaAAATagttcaaaaaaataataatgataagacTAAATATACAAGAAGATCTAAAAgtgtagataaaaaaatatgccatgaaaataatgcaatatttataaatgatgtTGATGATGCAAGTGTATATGCAGATattggtaataatattaaaatacaacagaattattctgaaaatatgaaaacacAAAGTGAACTAGATGATGATCTAAAGAAGGATAATAAACCATGGATAAAAGAAAGTGGACTAAAGAGATCAAAAGATGgtcttataaatattgtacataatggtaattatttgattaaaatgaaagataaaataataattgaagatGATGgaaaaacaatagaaaatagtataaaaaattctaataactATACTGAATCAACAATTAAATTGAAACAAGTCAATCAAGAACCAAAATTAAGATTTTCAGAAATTGATATAGTTAATTTTAGtgatgatgaagaaaatgTATTCCCTTGTTCTCAATTATTTGATTCTAATATGGACGTAAATtctgaaataaagaaagaaattaaacaagaatataatgataatcaCGATGAAGATATTAACAGACTTGATGAcacagaaataattatttcattatctgACAGTGAGGATGAAGATAATATATGGTTACATAGATTATCTCGAAGTCAATTGTCTAATGATACAATTtcaaataacgataaaatgaaacataCAATACAAactataaaagataaatctaCAGATATAGATGTAATTGATGAAGatgtcaaaaatattattaaagaatccaatgaaaatataaacgatgCTTTGGGTCTTAATGATGTTTTGGATGATAGTATTGAAACTAGCAGAAAccatgaaataaaagaacataaaaaagatacagaaaaaaataccAAAAAAGAATGTACAAATACTGAACACTTTAAAAACagtaataaattacatactgTAAAAAAACATAGTTCTGATGTTTCTCTTGAtgcaagaaaaacaaaaatagatgacaatatgtttaataaagaacaggaaaataatgataaaactaATCATTCTcttgataaaaaacaaagcataattaataataacacaaATGACAGTGTAGTTAAACATACTCTACAttccaagaaaataaaatcaattacaaGAAAGAGGCCACAAATAATAGATGCACCTCATATgcctgtaaaaaaaaaaagaggaagaaacacTTATGATATGGATAGCTACACGACAGAAGACAAGTTAAAGGAAGATTTAAAtgtaggaaaaggaaaaaaaagtggatTACTTTGGTCAGATAATCTTGGATCTGATAAAtccaaaaaatttcttctttcgaaagaagagaaaaaaaaacttatagaaaataggaaaaataagTTAAAACAGATTGCTgcagaaaatagaaaagtgaCTAAGACTGAACCATTAAAACTATCTGTTTCAAAACCAATAGTAAAAGTGTCATTAAAATCTCGATCAGATTTCCTAATTGATGAGATACGATCAAAGAAGAAACTGAACAAACCATCAGTAAAAAAATCtgtagaaaacaaaaaatgtaaagataatactgttaatattaatacaagaaaagatattaatgtACTACCTTCAATatctcatttaaaaattaaaaaacaaatacctagttataaagaaacattaaataatGTTACAAAACATTTGCAACAATCTTTAAGTGTTACTGATGGTAATGATGCTCAATTAAATGAAGACAATAAATCAAAtacgaatttaaataaatttgaaaatatggAAAATGATGAGACATTTTGTAcaacaaaaagtaaaagcaTAGAGGCTACTACTATCCTTAACTTGAAAACTGAAGTGAAAActcaaaaaaatgttaaaatgcaaaaagaaaatcgttctcCCAACAGACAAGTAACTAAtcaaataggaaaaaagaaaaaaagtgtcTCTTTCAATAATTGTCCTGAAATTCATGAATATGAAATAGAACCtcaaaacattttaaaaaaacTTATAGGTAAAGATGCTCCAATACCTGTTGATAAACtatcttttaaaagatttacTGAAACAAATTATCCAAAGATAGAGCAATTTTTGTTACGTATTTTCTTCTGGAATCCTGTTTGGCTTGAAGTAAGTATAACTTAATTAAATGAAGTAAACTATTGGTTTACCTTAAACTATTTACAGGAACAGCAATATTTGAAGCAAATGCCACCTattcttaaagaaaatgaattacaTCCTATGCTAACTTATTATAAATCTTACAATGACTATTATAAAATTGCTGAACCTCTATTATTGCTAGAGATCTGGTATGGCATTACTAAAGAATTcgaaatgttagaaaaaaatatgaagtatGTTTATAATCATatgatgaattaaataaaaattattttctattaaagaagtaaatatatattaataatttgttacaCACAGGCGACCCACCATGATGTGTTCTATAAtggaaaattcttttaaaaagatcTATGTAGCatctacaaatatatacttatcatCTTTGGCAGTACAAGTATTAGTTACCAAAGAAAacttatttaaacaaattcatCCTAATTATGGAGATCTagtattttttgaatatattaaaaatgaaaaaggaaaatacatttttcagaAAGTATTTGCTTATGTTACATCTATGAATGAAACTATCATAACATCATCTACAAAATACAACAAAGATTTAGGTAAATGTAC is a window encoding:
- the LOC127066070 gene encoding uncharacterized protein LOC127066070, which codes for MQLFLVTAALLQVGLCGHVAIRMPYLNPAGVTYVNSVPEESSLAYAATYQTQQHYGAPLQYAAPLQYAQAAIPAKVEAHHVGYATAQVPAVAAVPYIKHVPTVSHVPVTRIEAQPAVFEKQLDVIKPAVSTRKVEVRRPAIQKQFYDIEERVIIRPAGSAVVELDEPTSKSQKGPAVIQPLAYDSIHAPIQVPALSHSVSPAPFFVPSSTPAPAIASSTASSISEEESVVVDNPEFRNANSAQNEQRLFNPADLPQTRIQPQVITRSNGAPVEENSPFIAHDPSPSVVPSQRLNAEENKSNQNRLIELLTARGSISEVGFGRTGDISGQNIEAGHVRARVLSATPAPENAEPTDQRVSTRRVVVSRPIETLQEVDVVEPATKLERVSIQQPTLIKTAHLDHVQVHSSVPVVGKAFAPAVAHAAVPVYQKTISPAYEYYH
- the LOC127066072 gene encoding uncharacterized protein LOC127066072, with translation MNIIFVLVLAGTCAAAPQFFAQPGTIYAHPAVLLNSAMENTLPYHLKNDFYKNPRIASGLAKESWFTDKEMQVIDRDTDKIPREKIFDVLHNAGLARK
- the LOC127066071 gene encoding speckle-type POZ protein B-like; translation: MDKYTKLDTTSLSHIWKVTSVEYFLNLSERLLSPMFTQQFKKVHICYQISLQSVQDFHQCPKCSKSTCKDVQIGLLFSKYSPADIILNVQYTIRGSKKKVTVSDVITNKLYGSQTFNICKNCETEMNLKCLLSYDTISAKFTYEPIPGRYAVLKSWEENITEYLSIMYKTGQFSDMTIYVKNKPFLVHTPILSYYPYFKSLIIKAKNENSNRIDINDVNPDLFNHMLCYIYTGDESSVDSYARELLPVANKFGITNLEENCIKLLQTKMNVDNVIDTLIVANEINSDHLIADATRFIVNFASDIKKTENYEKLKRFYPELMIELLNFLMAK
- the LOC127066326 gene encoding MATH and LRR domain-containing protein PFE0570w isoform X2, with the translated sequence MSSNTYYDFLLERIHFPGTFILDEPGKTYTCGRGKENQIICLSLTVSRQHCSFFRNDHEIYVIDLGSSNGIFVNEIKQEARHMVKLNDNDIIGIGCPNSDMINKDMFIYKVTFIARNKTLTDEKYTAISKTPLCKDTLTENIDKSCHSLLSEHDVNKSFDLVSSNEISELSKNITESCQIKTLNKKIDNGTKKINSNQEIKLINTCSESNTIQQNITHLDTNHDNKYQKKNDASIHKNLSKVNSKESALNKTFQTITEKEVICIDLSNNIHTKIVQKNNNDKTKYTRRSKSVDKKICHENNAIFINDVDDASVYADIGNNIKIQQNYSENMKTQSELDDDLKKDNKPWIKESGLKRSKDGLINIVHNGNYLIKMKDKIIIEDDGKTIENSIKNSNNYTESTIKLKQVNQEPKLRFSEIDIVNFSDDEENVFPCSQLFDSNMDVNSEIKKEIKQEYNDNHDEDINRLDDTEIIISLSDSEDEDNIWLHRLSRSQLSNDTISNNDKMKHTIQTIKDKSTDIDVIDEDVKNIIKESNENINDALGLNDVLDDSIETSRNHEIKEHKKDTEKNTKKECTNTEHFKNSNKLHTVKKHSSDVSLDARKTKIDDNMFNKEQENNDKTNHSLDKKQSIINNNTNDSVVKHTLHSKKIKSITRKRPQIIDAPHMPVKKKRGRNTYDMDSYTTEDKLKEDLNVGKGKKSGLLWSDNLGSDKSKKFLLSKEEKKKLIENRKNKLKQIAAENRKVTKTEPLKLSVSKPIVKVSLKSRSDFLIDEIRSKKKLNKPSVKKSVENKKCKDNTVNINTRKDINVLPSISHLKIKKQIPSYKETLNNVTKHLQQSLSVTDGNDAQLNEDNKSNTNLNKFENMENDETFCTTKSKSIEATTILNLKTEVKTQKNVKMQKENRSPNRQVTNQIGKKKKSVSFNNCPEIHEYEIEPQNILKKLIGKDAPIPVDKLSFKRFTETNYPKIEQFLLRIFFWNPVWLEEQQYLKQMPPILKENELHPMLTYYKSYNDYYKIAEPLLLLEIWYGITKEFEMLEKNMKRPTMMCSIMENSFKKIYVASTNIYLSSLAVQVLVTKENLFKQIHPNYGDLVFFEYIKNEKGKYIFQKVFAYVTSMNETIITSSTKYNKDLENHVKGPYALLTYTIITRNVEENFIIKNRIQRIRTVTYLRSNIRMIQAIQYLPQSPLINLILYPKVEAFQLPKIEVHNHQLITKDKLNQIQLEAVSRVTGAVIQKEPKICLIQGPPGTGKSKVIVNIITEILYGNNRYQNSKAALRILVCAPSNAAIDEIVLRLLAVRATIKQNRFKMVRIGKTETMHLTVKDISLTELGKRDVKRMTANYSSKNIPIDSFEEEKKLLEARINSLKCEIANSQKIDDVYKKYLKLKLIDMNAKYELLENHKSINEMNTKELAKFQRVAERRILECADIITCTLSSCYTNQMESIFGGNKEKISVCIVDEATQSCEAENLIPLLLGVNTLVLVGDPNQLPATIISQQAKKFGLDQSLFSRIQNAFQNLKNNPIIMLTTQYRMAYAISYFPNKYFYGEYQLYPKIYKKDLQWK
- the LOC127066326 gene encoding uncharacterized protein LOC127066326 isoform X1; protein product: MSSNTYYDFLLERIHFPGTFILDEPGKTYTCGRGKENQIICLSLTVSRQHCSFFRNDHEIYVIDLGSSNGIFVNEIKQEARHMVKLNDNDIIGIGCPNSDMINKDMFIYKVTFIARNKTLTDEKYTAISKTPLCKDTLTENIDKSCHSLLSEHDVNKSFDLVSSNEISELSKNITESCQIKTLNKKIDNGTKKINSNQEIKLINTCSESNTIQQNITHLDTNHDNKYQKKNDASIHKNLSKVNSKESALNKTFQTITEKEVICIDLSNNIHTKIVQKNNNDKTKYTRRSKSVDKKICHENNAIFINDVDDASVYADIGNNIKIQQNYSENMKTQSELDDDLKKDNKPWIKESGLKRSKDGLINIVHNGNYLIKMKDKIIIEDDGKTIENSIKNSNNYTESTIKLKQVNQEPKLRFSEIDIVNFSDDEENVFPCSQLFDSNMDVNSEIKKEIKQEYNDNHDEDINRLDDTEIIISLSDSEDEDNIWLHRLSRSQLSNDTISNNDKMKHTIQTIKDKSTDIDVIDEDVKNIIKESNENINDALGLNDVLDDSIETSRNHEIKEHKKDTEKNTKKECTNTEHFKNSNKLHTVKKHSSDVSLDARKTKIDDNMFNKEQENNDKTNHSLDKKQSIINNNTNDSVVKHTLHSKKIKSITRKRPQIIDAPHMPVKKKRGRNTYDMDSYTTEDKLKEDLNVGKGKKSGLLWSDNLGSDKSKKFLLSKEEKKKLIENRKNKLKQIAAENRKVTKTEPLKLSVSKPIVKVSLKSRSDFLIDEIRSKKKLNKPSVKKSVENKKCKDNTVNINTRKDINVLPSISHLKIKKQIPSYKETLNNVTKHLQQSLSVTDGNDAQLNEDNKSNTNLNKFENMENDETFCTTKSKSIEATTILNLKTEVKTQKNVKMQKENRSPNRQVTNQIGKKKKSVSFNNCPEIHEYEIEPQNILKKLIGKDAPIPVDKLSFKRFTETNYPKIEQFLLRIFFWNPVWLEEQQYLKQMPPILKENELHPMLTYYKSYNDYYKIAEPLLLLEIWYGITKEFEMLEKNMKRPTMMCSIMENSFKKIYVASTNIYLSSLAVQVLVTKENLFKQIHPNYGDLVFFEYIKNEKGKYIFQKVFAYVTSMNETIITSSTKYNKDLENHVKGPYALLTYTIITRNVEENFIIKNRIQRIRTVTYLRSNIRMIQAIQYLPQSPLINLILYPKVEAFQLPKIEVHNHQLITKDKLNQIQLEAVSRVTGAVIQKEPKICLIQGPPGTGKSKVIVNIITEILYGNNRYQNSKAALRILVCAPSNAAIDEIVLRLLAVRATIKQNRFKMVRIGKTETMHLTVKDISLTELGKRDVKRMTANYSSKNIPIDSFEEEKKLLEARINSLKCEIANSQKIDDVYKKYLKLKLIDMNAKYELLENHKSINEMNTKELAKFQRVAERRILECADIITCTLSSCYTNQMESIFGGNKEKISVCIVDEATQSCEAENLIPLLLGVNTLVLVGDPNQLPATIISQQAKKFGLDQSLFSRIQNAFQNLKNNPIIMLTTQYRMAYAISYFPNKYFYGGKLKNEVENILTFPFHNYRVFNINSNQNTDKFSNTNEAEFISNIILCMMNNITLKKWEFNISIGVLTPYNNQKYLISEKINEKISALSENIQKRFTVEINTVDSFQGQERDIILMSCVRSHGIGFLSDPQRLCVALTRAKHSLILCGNFNTLMRDQMWNALISDSKLRKIYFNINSNASLNEIKQHIIK